The proteins below are encoded in one region of Silene latifolia isolate original U9 population chromosome 2, ASM4854445v1, whole genome shotgun sequence:
- the LOC141634878 gene encoding uncharacterized protein LOC141634878, with protein MMIDDAHILEPPTPHLMGNAKKPQTISHCWSSYNIDEYLDGVHCYYNLNVPRNLFDALLQKLWYGNVSWSLALLFGYDLKLEKIILVPETSLCKKMDYKEAARIRDSLRLFEEEEPVLRLRRLLKEAIAEERFQDAAMYRDELNEISPHSLLKCSSDATTLGIRVQVRSVYIEGRSQPSKGLYFFAYRIRIINNSDRPVQLLRRHWIITDANGKTENVWGIGVIGEQPVILPRTGFEYSSACPLSTSSGRMDCIPYI; from the exons ATGATGATTGACGATGCTCATATCTTGGAACCACCAACTCCGCATCTCATGGGAAACGCTAAG AAACCTCAAACCATATCTCATTGTTGGAGTTCTTATAATATTGATGAATACTTAGATGGTGTTCACTGCTATTATAATCTTAATGTTCCTAGAAAT CTTTTCGATGCATTGTTGCAAAAATTGTGGTATGGAAATGTTTCTTGGTCCTTGGCTCTTTTGTTTGGTTATGATCTGAAACTTGAGAAGATCATATTGGTGCCAGAAACTTCTTTGTGTAAAAAAATG GATTATAAAGAAGCTGCTAGAATACGCGATTCATTAAGATTATTTGAGGAAGAAGAGCCCGTTTTGCGATTGAGGAGACTTTTGAAAGAGGCTATTGCTGAGGAGAGGTTTCAG GATGCTGCAATGTATAGGGATGAACTCAATGAGATTTCTCCACATTCTCTACTGAAGTGTTCAAGTGATGCTACAACCTTG GGGATCCGTGTCCAAGTTCGGAGTGTCTACATTGAAGGACGTAGCCAGCCCTCCAAAGGCCTGTATTTTTTCGCATATAGGATTAGGATAATTAACAATTCAGACCGTCCTGTACAATTATTGAGGCGGCATTGGATCATTACAGATGCCAATGGGAAAACCGAGAATGTCTG GGGTATAGGAGTTATTGGGGAACAGCCGGTTATACTTCCGAGGACTGGTTTTGAATACTCTTCAGCATGTCCCTTAAGTACTTCTAGCGGAAGAATG GATTGTATACCATACATTTGA